The Saimiri boliviensis isolate mSaiBol1 chromosome Y, mSaiBol1.pri, whole genome shotgun sequence genome includes the window ACTTGGGAACCAGAGCAGAACCTCACAAACTGTAGAGAATGTATTTGTGACTTTATCAGACGACAGACTGAAAAACAGTCAAAATGGACATGGACCAGAACACGTGGAATTTCTTCAAACAATGTAAGGAAACGAGCTTCCAGAACTTCCACATATAGCTTTTCTAAGAACTCTCCTAAAATGCCATTGACTGGCAAACACCACAAATCCAAAAACAACAACTTGTTTGCTGCCAGAGAGAACATTAGAGAAAACACAGCTTCACTTCTCCCTCACTCCaaaaatttgaaacagaaaaattcaactATCAAGACACTTGTACCTCATAGTCCAGTTAATGACCAGGACACAGTTAGGTCTTTTCTGAAACCTGAGAAACTAGATCCTGTTGCACCAGTTCAGGAGGACAAGGTGGCGttcaaggtggcagcagagaaACCGATCAGAATTTCATCAGATTCTGACACACAAGAGGCTAGAATAGAAAACAGGACCCAGACACAACCACTCATGTCTCAGATGTCTGACTCAGTTACTGCTTCCATGGCCACAGAGTCAGATAAGAAAGAAAGTATAGTGGTATTAATGGACCCTTCAGCAGCCAATGGAACAACAAACATGCATACGTCTGTTTCAAGAGTGAGAGGTGGAAAAAGAGAGATTATTGATGATAGAAAAGACCAGCCTTTTATCAAGAGGATGTATTTCACCATCAGGCTAAAAGAAAGTGCCAACAGATACAGAGACATTGTTGTCAAGAAAGACCATGGATTCACCCAGATATTGCTATCTACTatatcaacagagaaaaatgcCCTCAATACAGAAGTcattaaagaaatcataaatgctcTGGAAACGGCTGCTGTGGATGACAGCAAGCTTGTGTTGTTCAGCGCAGCTGGCAGTGTCTTCTGCTGTGGTCTTGATTTTGGGTACATTGTGAAGCATTTACggaatgacagaaacagaatgaGCACTGAAATTGTGGACACAATTAAGAACTTTGTgaaccattttattcattttaaaaaacttattgttGTATCAGTCAATGGTCCAGCCATTGGACTAGGTGCATCCATACTACCTCTTTGTGACTTGGTTTGGGCTAATGAAAAGGCTTGGTTTCAAACCCCGTATATGACCTTTGGACAGAGTCCAGATGGCTGTGCTACTGTTACATTTCCAAGGATCATGGGTGAAGCATCTGCCAATGAAATGTTGATTGGTGGGCGAAAGCTGACAGCACGGGAGGCATGTGCCAAAGGCCTGGTCTCTCAGGTGTTCTTGACTGCAACTTTCACACAAGAGGTTATGATTCAAATTAAGAGGCTTGCTTCCTGTAATCCTGTTATACTGGAGAAGTGTAAGACCCTTGTTTGCTGTAATATTAAGAAGGAGTTGGAACAGGCCAATGAGAGAGAGTgtgaaatgctgaaaaaaatctgGAGCTCAGCAGATGGGATAGAATCCATGTTAAAGTATGTTcaaacaaaaattgatgaattGTAATTACCAGTCTGTCTGCTTAGGACACAAGAACTGAACTTAGCAGAATATATAATTAGCTGAAGAtgtcttaattcattttcatagccccaaataatttaaatgatagCTAAGGCTCGtagagagaattgaaaacatctaaactttttatttaatattattaagaaattGTTAAacactgtaaatttaaaataaataataaaacaaatgatttgctcaaatatccttattttatgtATACAGAAGCCCAAATTTAAAAGCAGACTAGTGAGcactaaatttttctttcaagctCTAATTTTTATCGATGACTACTATAAATCACATGAGAATGGTGCTCTATTAGattcaagtaacagaaaaaatcttgataatgtttgttttccttatttttacattctagaATGCAGAGTCAATTGAGGTAAGTGTCAGTCTCTGCTTCCCTACCCCAGATAACCTGAGTTGGTGCCTCTGACTTTATAGTGGCACAAACACCTCAGAGACACAcaattctaaattaaaagaacttgtattTCAGAATAATGATTTCCAATATAAATTTCACTCGTGATTATGGTTACAATTTAtgctgaaataattaatttttatacatgtttcGTTGTTACCCACTTAACATAAATAAACCTTTACttctctaaagtaaaattttctgcATACTATGAGTGAATCATGAATTCATTAGGTAGAAATATCCAAGTTTTATGATGTGTAGTTTTAACTTAATTTAGAGTATGTTTCACATAGTAGATTAAATTTCTGGAcaacttatatatatgtatgtatatatgtatatgtatgtatgtgtgtgtgtgtatatatatatatatatatatatatatatatatatatattttttttttttttttttttttttttttgacacagagtgtCATCtggactggattgcagtggtaatcttagctcactgcaacttctgcctcccagatttagcaattcttctccttcagcctcctgagtaactaggataaCAGGGTTTGCCACTactctagctatttttttttttttttagtagagaaagggtttcattatgttggccaggcttgtcttgaactactgaccttgtgattggcTTGCCTTGGttcaccaaagtgctgggattacagacatgagctgccacacctggaatGGACACAATTTTAAAGGCAGACACTTCtttccaaacaaagaaaagacatctACACtatatgtgaaatttaaaatgattggTTTCTGCTTTTATCTGCACATAATTTTCTAGAACATGCTACATGCTaagctatccagaagctctctaAATCCTGTCCTAATGGGTTTTTATGCTGGCTCCATTACATAGGAATGAGTAAATAATTCACTGGCCACGGATAACATGACTTTGGTCACAGTGTATCTACAGTGTTGATTCACCAGCCAAAAATATCTGTAGATAATGTCACCTTTGCCTAAGTTTCTGTTGAGCCTGCTGGACTAATTTTGTCCACCTATCTTCTAGCATGCACTAAGCTGAAACTAAGTACTCAAATTCCTTTTCTGCTATGAATAAGCCTGCCACAGAATAAAGAGAGGTTCGTGAGTGAGTGACAATTGTGTCCAGCCACTGCACATAGCTAGTCACAATTGCTCTGATGAGGTGATCAAGTCAAGGTGCCAGCACAGGTGACAACTTGCTATAAGTCTTTGGCTTAATGAGGTATTTCACAAGCTGTTTCCTTTGCAGGCACTGAACAATGCAGTAGCAACCAGAAACTGCACAGCCACAAAAATGGTATTACATCCCTGGCTTGAGAAAGATTTAAGTCTGGTCTCTTTTAGAAACCAAacatcttctgtcttttttttttttttcttttcttttttttttttttttctttttctttttttttggtaagcaACAATCTGGCAAATGGGGGATTATGTGTTCCAGCCTTTTGTGTTACTAAATTTTCACTGCTGTTATTCAGTGAATCCTGTTTCTTAtcccatttacagaaaaaaaaaaaaaaatgagtattgtgaaaaactgtagaataataaaaaaataaataaataggtgtcTTATTGAGTGACAGTACAGTTTCAGGACTCCCAAAGTTGGAAGAACCTTTACACAAGCAAGACATAGTTGTCTCTGTGCCATACTTGGTGAAATGGAAACCCTGAATGAAGAGTTCTAATCTGCAGACAGGTTGTGCTGACATCTCTGCAGTTCTGAGTAAAGAGGACATGCAGAGTGGGTAGCTTCTTTCTGCAGGAAGTTTGCTAAGATGATTCTGCAGACCTTACTGGAGAGAACAGCTATCCACTTATAGACATGTAACCCCAATAAGTGTGTAACTCTTAGTGGAGAGGAGACTCACAGTTGGTAGCTTCACTTTGCAGGCATATATAATTCCAAAATTAGCCTCAGACTGGAGCTCATATGGGCTTCAAAGGGCAGAAAGAATATGCTGATTGCTACGTGAGTGGTCATGATTGGgccaagaaagagacaaaagtttTTGCCATGGTCTCCAGTGACTTCTGCTACAGTTCACAATGtgaaggctttatttttcttttcttttcttttccttctctttttcttggtgGCAGAAGGCCATTGTGTCAGTACCACCTTAAGAGTAAGCACACATGGCCAGGTCATGATAGCCGGGCTCAgccaaaaacttgttttattttcacaaaggTGCCATGAGGGCTGATGGGATTCAGGCTAATGGAAGCAGATACTTCAGAGCTTTTTAGGGAAGGATAgcttcccaggctctggaaaGCAAAGGGATGCCTGAGTCTGCACCTGTGGCTAGGCAGCTGCAACGGCTTCTTAGTAGATGAGGTTTCTTCTAATTTAACTTGAATGTGGGTGTGACTTCTACCTATTCTTAGTTCCCATCAGCGTCACAGAATGCACAGTCCTGGCTGCACCTTTCTCAGTCACCTGGGATCTTTACAGCAGCCTCTTAAAATGGACTGCAGCTACCATTACCTGCAACACATTTTATATTCCAGAATAATGCAGAGTGAAGCTGAGAATCCCTACACTCTACTTTATGCCTTAGTCTTCTCATTGAAAAACCTCTACCTAAAGCTGTCCAGCACCTTTagcatatcaaaagaaaatactttagagattccaaagattttaggaattctataccagaaaacagagacaaacagTAAACATATTTAGCAAACtcacagcactaaaaagaaaaccCTAGAACCAGAGTGTTCAATGGTTGAATTATAACAATTAGTCTAAGAattcaaacaatttattttctttttaaaaataatttattttaaaagaaaaaggtacagaTCAAACATTGCTAATAGAAAAATTGTACTTACTCTAATGTAAAACTTGATTGATGATGTGATACAAGTACAAGACTCCACAGAAAATTTTCTAACGCAAACTTTGTTACatgtacaaaatacataaaattatctccatgaaggtgaaggagaaaaatTACCTTCATGAAAGTGAGGGGGAAAAACAAGAAGTTGGACAGATTTTTGGTACAattattttaagcagaggaacaatctgaaaaattagGCTGCCGACATTGATAAAGAAGTAGTAGAGGAGGACAGACTAAAGACATGTCCACAGCTGCAgtaataaaacaagaacaaagtaaaaatgcCTTTGTCATTTTGGCTAAAGCCTATCCACAGGTACACAGATCCTGGCTCAATGTCCCAGACAAAGCTTTTACTTCAGCCCATGAAGTAGGTCACATCTTGAATAGTGCTTTCTTTAAGAGAGCTAACAGACAactcagaatattcttttttccagtttgtagACACAGCAGCCCCAGCCTTATAGTTAAATCTCCCACGAGCTCCGTATTTTCTCTGAAgagctttctctttatttttggttattaaacttattttcttacttgAATTTTGCAACCAATCTCCTTAATTATCCTGAACATGATCCATCTCTTCAGCCTGTGATTGGTCCCAGACCAAGCTTTCACTTCAGTTCGTGCTTGGTCCAGGACCAAAGCCTAAGGCTAAGTTAAGTCACATGAATGAATTATCACTTCAGTTCCTGGTGAATACCAGTTCAAGGTTCAGGGTCAAGTTGAGTAATACTTGCTCCAAGACCActaacaatatttcttttctcccctgaCTTTAGAAACTCTGAAGCCCAACCTCATAGTAGGCAAACTACTCACATCCCATCTAAAAAGTATAGAGCTTTTTACttataaaacttttgtttaatCATATTTGCATTCATCCTCTCTAATTTTTCTGGCCATGAGACAAAGAACTCTGTGTGATATCTCACAATGAGAGATTGCTACACTGTGGTGCATTAATGAGACAGCAATAATTGAAATCTAGGAATTGAACTCTGGAATCTATTGGTCTTGTGGTATCATCTGGGAAACTGGCCCATGTTGTGATGCACACTCCTGGGGGCTGTCCACCACGTAGTGGTCACCAACATAGGTTTAGGAAAGTCAACACggcttccttttttttgtctTAGCCATTCTTCCTAAGGTGCTTTGATTTATCTCACTGGTAGAAATTCACACATACCTCTCAAACATATTACATAATTGGGTCACTAGTGTCTTTGCCNNNNNNNNNNNNNNNNNNNNNNNNNNNNNNNNNNNNNNNNNNNNNNNNNNNNNNNNNNNNNNNNNNNNNNNNNNNNNNNNNNNNNNNNNNNNNNNNNNNNNNNNNNNNNNNNNNNNNNNNNNNNNNNNNNNNNNNNNNNNNNNNNNNNNNNNNNNNNNNNNNNNNNNNNNNNNNNNNNNNNNNNNNNNNNNNNNNNNNNNGATTGATGATGTGATACAAGTACAAGACTCCACAGAAAATTTTCTAATGCAAACTTTGTTACATgtgcaaaatacataaaattatctccatgaaggtgaaggagaaaaatTACCTTCATGAAGGTGAggggaaaaaacaagaaagaagttgGACGGATTTTTGGTACAATTATTTTAAGCagatgaacaatctgaaaaattagGCTGCAGACATTGATAAAGGAAGTAGTAGAGGAGGACAGACTAAAGACATGTCCACAGCTGCAgtaataaaacaagaacaaagttaAAATGCCTTTGTCATTTTGGCTAAAGCCTATCCACAGGTACACAGATCCTGGCTCAATGTCCCAGACAAAGCTTTTACTTCAGCCCCTGAAGTAGGCCACATCTTTAATAGTGCTTTCTTTAAGAGAGCTAACAGACAactcagaatattcttttttccagtttgtagACACAGCAGCCCCAGCCTTATAGTTAAATCTCCCATGAGCTCCGTATTTTCTCTGAAgagctttctctttatttttggttattaaacttattttcttacttgAATTTTGCATTCAATCTCCTTAATTATCCTGAACATGATCCATCTCTTCAGCCTGTGATTGGTTCCAGACCACGCTTTCACTTCAGTTCGTGCTTGGTCCAGGACCAAAGCCTAAGGCTAAGTTAAGTCACATGAATGAATTATCACTTCAGTTCCTGGTGAATACCAGTTCAAGGTTCAGGGTCAAGTTGAGTAATACTTGCTCCAAGACCactaacaatatttattttctcccctGACTTTAGAAACTCTGAAGCCCAACCTCATAGTAGGCAAACTACTCACATCCCATCTAAAAAGTATAGAGATTTTTACTTACATAACTTTTGTTTAATCATATTTGCATTCatcctttctaatttttctggccATGAGACAAAGAACTCTGTGTGATATCTCACAATGAGAGATTGCTACACTGTGGTGCATTAATGAGACAGTAATAATTGAAATATAGGAATTGAGCTCTGGAATCTATTGGTCTTGTGGTATCCTCTGGGAAACTGGCCCCATGTTGTGAAGCACACTCCTGGGGGCTGTCCACCACGTAGTGGTCACCAACATAGGTTTAGGAAAGTCTACATGGCTTCCTTTTTTTGCCTTAGCCATTATTCCTAAGGTGCTTTGATTTATCTCACTGGTAGAAATTCACACATGCATCTCAAACATATTGCGTAATTGGGTCACTAgtgtctttgcctttcttttgttcCTCTCTCTTTTGCCTAGACTCTTCCTGGGTCCtatcatgaaagacaaagaaagttaTCCCCAGGAGGTTTTCCAATGTACTGTACAATTCTAGTCTGCTTTTGTAGTTATCTTCTGGTATCAGGAGCTGCCTGAGTAATAAATAGTCTTTTAAGATTATCCATGTATTAATTGAATAGGGATATACAACTATGTGTTTTATGAATgtctctttttgccttttcataaaGGCCAAGAATTTTTTCTCTGGTGTCTTATTCAATAGGAGTAGTTTAGCATCATTAAGAGGTTCGTGCTTCTGGTT containing:
- the LOC141583025 gene encoding testis-specific chromodomain protein Y 1-like, translating into MASQEFEVEAIVDKRQNQKGKTEYLVRWKGYDKQDDTWEPEQNLTNCRECICDFIRRQTEKQSKWTWTRTRGISSNNVRKRASRTSTYSFSKNSPKMPLTGKHHKSKNNNLFAARENIRENTASLLPHSKNLKQKNSTIKTLVPHSPVNDQDTVRSFLKPEKLDPVAPVQEDKVAFKVAAEKPIRISSDSDTQEARIENRTQTQPLMSQMSDSVTASMATESDKKESIVVLMDPSAANGTTNMHTSVSRVRGGKREIIDDRKDQPFIKRMYFTIRLKESANRYRDIVVKKDHGFTQILLSTISTEKNALNTEVIKEIINALETAAVDDSKLVLFSAAGSVFCCGLDFGYIVKHLRNDRNRMSTEIVDTIKNFVNHFIHFKKLIVVSVNGPAIGLGASILPLCDLVWANEKAWFQTPYMTFGQSPDGCATVTFPRIMGEASANEMLIGGRKLTAREACAKGLVSQVFLTATFTQEVMIQIKRLASCNPVILEKCKTLVCCNIKKELEQANERECEMLKKIWSSADGIESMLKYVQTKIDEL